The Parabacteroides sp. AD58 genome includes a window with the following:
- a CDS encoding biotin/lipoyl-containing protein, with amino-acid sequence MKSFKYTINGNVYKVHINSIVDDVAEVEVNGTPYSVKMEKPAKKQIVALKRPAQAPTTAAGEPVISRPANASVAGAVKSPLPGVILSIDCKVGDVVKRGQKILVLEAMKMENNINADRDGKIVEIKVNKGDSVLEGADLVVIG; translated from the coding sequence ATGAAAAGTTTTAAATATACCATTAACGGTAACGTATATAAAGTGCACATTAACTCAATTGTTGATGATGTTGCAGAAGTAGAAGTAAACGGAACTCCGTATAGCGTTAAAATGGAAAAGCCTGCTAAAAAGCAAATTGTAGCTTTGAAGCGTCCGGCTCAGGCTCCTACTACGGCAGCTGGTGAACCGGTTATCTCTCGTCCGGCTAATGCCAGTGTTGCAGGTGCAGTTAAATCTCCGCTGCCAGGTGTTATCTTGAGCATCGACTGTAAAGTGGGTGATGTAGTGAAGAGAGGTCAGAAGATTTTGGTATTGGAAGCTATGAAGATGGAAAACAATATCAATGCTGATCGCGATGGTAAGATTGTAGAAATTAAAGTAAACAAAGGCGATTCTGTACTGGAAGGTGCTGACCTCGTCGTAATTGGATAA
- a CDS encoding OadG family transporter subunit → MTNKKFGALLLLLFLFTFGAKAQLTTSVKINEVLVINEDNFVDDYGKRHPWIELYNNSAGTVDLRGCFLTNDKNNPKKYMIPKGDVLTKIAPYQHTLFWADDQPTRGTFHVNFTLDPDKDNYIALYDADGTTLIDEVVVPAGQKPDVSYGLDMDGKGKWMVLDKVTPSTNNVTLDSNEKVENFQRNDSWGIGMTITAMAVVFLGLIVLYLVFKQIGKAAIRASQRNAQKAAAASGTKVSANAGQESGEIFAAISMALYELSDDNHDIENTVLTIRKVQRSYSPWSSKIYSLRQTPVVKK, encoded by the coding sequence ATGACGAATAAAAAATTCGGGGCTTTGTTGCTGTTATTGTTCCTATTTACTTTTGGGGCTAAAGCACAGCTAACAACTTCCGTTAAAATCAATGAAGTGCTGGTCATTAACGAAGATAATTTTGTTGATGACTACGGTAAACGTCACCCTTGGATTGAGTTGTACAACAACTCGGCGGGAACTGTTGACTTAAGAGGTTGTTTTTTGACGAATGATAAGAATAACCCAAAGAAATACATGATTCCAAAGGGCGATGTATTGACGAAGATCGCGCCTTATCAACATACTTTGTTTTGGGCAGATGATCAACCGACCCGTGGAACTTTCCATGTTAATTTTACATTAGATCCGGACAAGGATAATTACATTGCTTTGTATGATGCCGATGGTACTACTCTGATTGATGAAGTAGTCGTTCCTGCAGGCCAGAAGCCAGATGTCAGCTATGGTCTTGATATGGATGGTAAAGGTAAGTGGATGGTTTTGGATAAAGTAACTCCGAGTACCAATAATGTTACATTAGATAGTAATGAAAAAGTAGAAAACTTCCAGAGAAATGACTCTTGGGGTATTGGTATGACTATTACGGCTATGGCTGTTGTATTCTTGGGCCTCATCGTTCTGTACTTGGTATTCAAACAGATTGGTAAAGCTGCTATCAGAGCTAGTCAACGTAATGCACAGAAGGCTGCTGCAGCTAGTGGTACTAAAGTATCTGCTAATGCTGGTCAGGAATCAGGTGAAATCTTTGCTGCTATTTCGATGGCTCTGTATGAATTGAGCGATGATAATCATGATATCGAAAATACAGTATTGACCATCCGTAAAGTTCAACGTAGTTATTCACCATGGAGTTCTAAGATTTATAGTTTACGTCAGACTCCGGTTGTTAAAAAGTAA